A genomic segment from Nitrospira sp. encodes:
- the acs gene encoding acetate--CoA ligase produces the protein MADSPLNNIATLLHEQRVVQPSVATKARAYIKDYDAAYTQSIADPEAFWSAAAKELEWFTPWSKVLDWQYPWAKWFVGATCNISYNCLDRHVNSWRKNKVAVIWVGEQGEERIFTYAELYRQVNRCANALHALGLKKGDRVMIYLPKIPEQIVAMLACARIGVIHSVVYSGFSAPALQSRIQDAEAKLVITADVGYDRSKVIALKPVVDQAVANCPTVENVVVVRRQQPAAPLSSSKDIDWNDWLKDQKTVCEAEKLDSESPLYILYTSGTTGKPKGVLHVHGGYMVGTYLTAKYVFNLHDDDVYFCVADPGWVTGHSYIVYGPLLNGATILTAEGKPDYPNPGRWWDLIERYGVTVFYTTPTAIRLLMKYGEDWPKKYNLDSLRVLGSVGEPINPEAWEWFHRVTGSRFPIMDTWWQTETGAILITPLPSVPLKPGSATRPFLGIEADVVDREGNSLPADQGGFAVIKKPWPAMMRTIYKDPERYKTYWNTIPNCYTAGDVCHKDKDGYMWFMGRADDVIKVAGNRLGTAEVESALVSHPAVAEAAVIGKPHKTVGESIKAFIILKQGETDSPELIQSIKQQVLKELGKIAVPSEIDIVPSLPKTRSGKIMRRVLKAKELGQDPGDISTIEE, from the coding sequence ATTCCCCGTTGAACAACATCGCCACCCTGCTTCACGAACAGCGGGTTGTCCAGCCGTCTGTTGCAACCAAGGCGCGGGCGTACATCAAGGATTACGATGCCGCCTACACACAATCCATCGCTGATCCGGAAGCCTTCTGGAGTGCCGCGGCAAAAGAACTCGAATGGTTTACGCCCTGGTCGAAAGTACTGGACTGGCAATACCCCTGGGCCAAGTGGTTTGTCGGCGCCACTTGCAACATCTCCTATAACTGTCTTGACCGGCACGTGAATTCCTGGCGCAAGAACAAGGTCGCCGTCATCTGGGTCGGCGAACAGGGCGAGGAACGGATTTTCACCTATGCCGAGCTGTATCGCCAGGTCAATCGCTGCGCGAATGCGCTGCATGCGCTTGGACTGAAAAAAGGCGACCGGGTCATGATCTACCTCCCAAAGATTCCCGAGCAGATCGTGGCGATGCTGGCCTGCGCACGGATTGGCGTTATTCACAGTGTCGTCTACTCAGGGTTCAGCGCGCCGGCCTTGCAGTCGAGAATTCAGGATGCGGAGGCGAAACTAGTCATTACGGCGGATGTCGGCTACGATCGCAGCAAGGTCATCGCTCTCAAGCCGGTGGTGGATCAGGCAGTCGCCAATTGCCCGACAGTTGAAAACGTCGTCGTGGTTCGACGGCAACAGCCCGCCGCTCCCCTGTCCTCATCAAAAGACATTGACTGGAACGACTGGCTGAAGGATCAAAAGACGGTTTGCGAGGCGGAGAAGCTCGATTCTGAATCGCCGCTGTACATTCTCTATACTTCTGGTACGACCGGGAAGCCGAAAGGCGTCTTGCACGTACACGGCGGCTACATGGTCGGGACCTATCTGACGGCCAAGTATGTCTTCAACCTGCACGACGACGACGTCTATTTCTGCGTGGCCGATCCCGGCTGGGTAACCGGGCACAGCTACATTGTCTATGGTCCACTGCTCAACGGCGCGACCATTTTAACGGCCGAAGGCAAGCCAGATTATCCGAATCCAGGCCGGTGGTGGGATTTGATCGAACGCTACGGTGTCACCGTGTTCTACACCACGCCGACAGCGATCCGTCTACTGATGAAGTACGGCGAGGACTGGCCCAAGAAATATAATCTTGATTCACTGCGTGTCCTCGGCAGCGTGGGCGAGCCAATTAATCCGGAGGCATGGGAGTGGTTTCATCGCGTCACGGGCAGCCGCTTTCCGATCATGGACACCTGGTGGCAGACGGAAACTGGCGCTATTCTCATCACGCCCCTGCCCTCCGTGCCGCTGAAGCCGGGCTCGGCCACAAGGCCGTTTCTTGGGATCGAGGCCGACGTGGTAGACCGCGAAGGGAACAGCCTGCCGGCAGATCAGGGCGGATTTGCCGTCATCAAGAAGCCCTGGCCCGCCATGATGCGCACGATCTATAAGGACCCGGAGCGCTACAAAACTTATTGGAATACGATTCCCAACTGCTATACGGCCGGCGATGTCTGTCACAAGGACAAGGACGGCTACATGTGGTTCATGGGCCGGGCCGATGATGTGATCAAGGTTGCCGGCAATCGCCTCGGCACCGCCGAGGTGGAAAGCGCGTTGGTCAGCCACCCTGCAGTGGCGGAAGCGGCCGTGATCGGCAAGCCGCACAAGACCGTCGGCGAGTCCATCAAGGCTTTTATTATTTTGAAGCAGGGCGAGACGGACAGCCCGGAGCTAATTCAATCCATCAAGCAGCAGGTGCTCAAGGAGCTAGGGAAGATCGCTGTGCCCTCCGAGATCGATATCGTCCCGTCACTCCCCAAGACCCGCTCCGGCAAGATCATGCGGCGTGTGCTCAAGGCGAAGGAACTGGGGCAGGACCCGGGCGATATCTCGACAATTGAGGAATAA
- a CDS encoding riboflavin synthase, producing MFAGIVEEMGAVKSLEKTVAGTRLTILARLVLDDLPIGASISVNGACLTIVKRDEKAFAADVSSETLAVTNLGKLAIGSPVNLERAMKLNERIGGHLVAGHVDGFGTVRERHQEGNGTTLVVEAPPEVLRYCIVKGSITVDGVSLTINDVTGRSFSVMIIPHTAKMTTLSIRQVGETVNLESDVIGKYVARLLEERGQLPPKSDIVIDREYLRKRGLI from the coding sequence GTGTTCGCAGGCATCGTTGAAGAAATGGGGGCCGTGAAATCGCTGGAGAAAACGGTGGCTGGCACACGCTTGACCATTTTGGCCAGGCTTGTCCTGGACGACCTGCCCATCGGCGCCAGCATCAGCGTCAATGGCGCCTGCCTGACTATCGTGAAACGGGACGAGAAGGCATTCGCCGCCGACGTGTCTTCGGAAACCCTTGCCGTGACAAACCTCGGTAAACTTGCCATCGGCTCGCCGGTCAATCTCGAGCGGGCGATGAAGTTGAACGAACGCATCGGTGGGCATCTGGTGGCCGGCCACGTGGACGGATTCGGTACGGTCCGCGAGCGGCATCAGGAAGGAAATGGCACCACCCTCGTGGTCGAAGCGCCCCCGGAAGTGCTGCGCTACTGCATTGTTAAGGGATCCATCACTGTGGACGGCGTTAGTCTGACCATCAACGACGTGACCGGACGATCCTTCTCCGTTATGATCATCCCGCACACGGCCAAGATGACCACCCTTAGCATCCGGCAGGTGGGTGAGACGGTCAACCTGGAATCGGACGTGATCGGCAAGTATGTTGCGCGCCTTCTAGAGGAAAGAGGCCAACTGCCGCCGAAGTCCGACATCGTGATCGATCGAGAATATTTACGGAAGCGGGGATTGATTTAG
- a CDS encoding MFS transporter, protein MTTRQSYILLCIVGIFCFLSYNLVRMPVLALYAQSLGAGPETIGLIVSASTLTGVFLKLPSGALSDIYGRRRLMQIGVLAFGIPPFAYLFVADTTTLTGLRFIHGLATAIFAPSALATVAELYQERRGAALGTYTSSTQAGALLGPAIGGWLYSQAGFPTTFVTAGIFGCLGLVLFFSLRLNPAPLRGAKGITPLFSEMLKGFRIVARNTRVLVTSTTDAAKMVANGALMAFLPIYGLSVGLNASEAGLLFAVQGLTSFFAKPIMGRVSDRVDRKPLILAGLCICAATFAIIPHVTWFPALVLLSAGFGYGEAVVTSSTSAFVADLSELKTLGAGMGMQGTIGDIGHASGPLLAGLLIASLSYQTAFAIIATIQLVAAALFWSTMRTA, encoded by the coding sequence ATGACCACCCGCCAGAGCTATATTCTGCTCTGCATCGTCGGCATCTTCTGTTTTCTGAGCTACAATCTCGTTCGGATGCCGGTGCTCGCGCTCTATGCCCAATCGCTGGGTGCGGGACCGGAAACCATCGGCCTGATTGTCTCTGCCTCGACACTGACCGGCGTGTTCCTCAAATTACCCTCCGGTGCGCTCTCCGACATCTATGGCCGCCGCAGACTGATGCAGATCGGCGTGCTGGCCTTCGGGATTCCCCCGTTTGCCTATCTGTTCGTCGCTGATACCACGACATTAACCGGTCTTCGATTTATCCACGGGCTAGCCACCGCTATCTTCGCGCCCAGCGCGCTAGCGACCGTGGCGGAGCTTTATCAGGAACGGCGCGGCGCCGCCCTCGGGACCTACACGTCCAGCACGCAGGCAGGCGCCTTGCTGGGACCTGCCATCGGTGGCTGGCTCTATTCCCAGGCGGGCTTTCCAACAACTTTTGTCACGGCCGGCATCTTCGGCTGCCTTGGACTAGTCCTCTTCTTTAGCTTGCGGCTCAACCCGGCTCCTCTGCGAGGAGCGAAGGGCATCACGCCGCTCTTCTCGGAGATGCTCAAGGGCTTTCGCATTGTGGCACGGAACACCCGCGTCTTGGTCACCAGTACGACAGATGCTGCCAAGATGGTCGCCAATGGCGCTCTGATGGCGTTCCTGCCAATCTATGGTTTGTCGGTCGGATTGAATGCGAGCGAAGCGGGGCTGCTTTTTGCCGTACAAGGTCTCACGTCATTTTTCGCCAAGCCGATCATGGGCCGTGTATCAGATCGAGTCGACCGCAAACCGCTCATCTTGGCCGGCCTGTGTATCTGCGCAGCGACCTTTGCGATAATCCCACACGTCACCTGGTTTCCCGCACTCGTGTTGTTATCCGCCGGATTCGGCTATGGCGAGGCGGTCGTCACCTCGTCCACGTCCGCTTTTGTGGCCGATCTCTCTGAACTGAAGACGCTTGGCGCCGGGATGGGCATGCAGGGAACCATTGGGGACATCGGCCATGCAAGCGGTCCGCTATTAGCCGGTCTATTGATAGCCAGCCTGAGTTATCAAACCGCCTTTGCCATCATCGCCACTATTCAACTCGTTGCCGCGGCGCTCTTTTGGTCGACAATGCGGACGGCATAG